From the genome of Nitrosopumilus sp., one region includes:
- a CDS encoding ABC transporter substrate-binding protein: MKKMLVVILALSVTLGIHNESFAEKNTFFDSVKFIQYLDENTALEEVRNGNLDTYYYTISPDRIESSLDKKGLQVFDSTGGSYSILINPAESVEYNPFSDKDVRFALNYLVDRKLIVNELMGGYGSPIISYYGPSDPEYLTVIEQIETFNFRYNPILANEIISEALKQQGAIKKEDKWQINESPIEITIFIRSDDPVRKSIGEILSTELERIGFTVKKDFGDLNKAFVVVYGSNPSDVKWSLYTEGWGRSAFVKYDSIGLGQMYSPWFSNMPGFNDPNYWNYENKKLDTLTQKIYTGDFDNQEQRAKLIQEAVVEGINESVRIFVASKIDQYVVNEETAGIVNDFGAGVPSRFTPINAKNSDVEFVVGVKQIYQGAWNPVMGLTDSYSRHIWEIISDPATFKHPFTGETFPVRATWKVETAGPDGKIAIPQKAQTWNATLQKWENVNEGSQATSKVTFDFKFGNWHNGEKMNMDDILHSLYFTTEWGTKVDENDKTFDTEFTPRAAQSIQTIMGVNAIDEDTIEVYVNYWHFDEKEIADWAQIWSSVPWEITASMEKAVTDGKVSFSRSGATSKNVNWLSLIIPNDVNIIKNNLQEFKETNHMPQSLKESNQNSEYFQKRYDSSIKWIEAHNHAVISNGPFHLESYSPESRTIKVKTFEDDSYPFKKGEWASFEKVKLPAIKKIDMKKIIQHGEELVITIDTKNSDSILYFLTNSQGVIIDSDKLELKADSISFDVISNNLEMLKTGVNNIKIFAISNSVSKPDFYESSFIVTEGHTGLPASTYENIEFSESNQEYWIWIIPTVAIIGILAYMRRRAAA, translated from the coding sequence ATGAAAAAAATGCTAGTTGTCATACTAGCTCTTTCAGTTACACTAGGAATACACAACGAATCATTTGCAGAAAAAAATACATTTTTTGATTCAGTAAAATTCATTCAGTATCTAGATGAAAATACGGCGTTAGAAGAGGTCCGTAACGGAAATCTTGATACGTATTATTATACAATTTCTCCAGACAGAATAGAAAGCAGTCTCGATAAGAAAGGGTTACAGGTGTTTGATTCAACCGGAGGCTCGTACAGCATTCTAATCAACCCCGCAGAGTCAGTAGAATACAATCCGTTCTCAGATAAAGACGTAAGATTTGCGTTAAACTATCTTGTAGACAGAAAACTGATAGTGAATGAGTTGATGGGAGGGTACGGATCTCCAATCATATCATATTATGGCCCATCAGATCCGGAATATCTAACAGTGATTGAGCAGATCGAGACATTTAACTTCAGATACAATCCCATACTGGCAAATGAAATTATTTCAGAAGCTCTAAAACAACAAGGGGCAATCAAAAAAGAAGACAAATGGCAAATCAATGAAAGTCCAATTGAAATCACCATTTTCATAAGAAGTGATGATCCAGTTAGAAAGTCAATCGGGGAAATATTATCTACAGAATTGGAAAGAATAGGATTTACAGTTAAAAAAGATTTTGGGGATTTGAATAAAGCGTTTGTAGTAGTCTACGGTTCAAATCCATCGGATGTGAAATGGAGCTTGTATACAGAAGGTTGGGGACGCTCGGCATTTGTAAAATATGATTCGATAGGTCTAGGACAAATGTATTCGCCGTGGTTTTCAAACATGCCAGGTTTTAATGATCCGAACTACTGGAACTATGAAAATAAGAAATTGGACACCCTTACCCAGAAAATATACACAGGTGATTTTGATAATCAAGAGCAGAGAGCCAAATTAATTCAAGAAGCAGTTGTAGAAGGGATTAACGAATCAGTCAGAATTTTTGTGGCCAGCAAGATTGATCAATACGTCGTAAATGAAGAAACTGCAGGAATTGTAAATGACTTTGGGGCAGGAGTTCCAAGCAGGTTTACACCAATCAATGCAAAAAACAGCGACGTAGAATTTGTAGTTGGAGTTAAACAGATCTATCAAGGAGCATGGAATCCAGTAATGGGATTAACTGACAGCTACAGCAGACACATTTGGGAAATAATTTCAGATCCGGCAACATTCAAGCACCCATTTACTGGCGAAACATTTCCAGTCAGGGCAACATGGAAAGTTGAGACTGCAGGACCTGATGGAAAAATAGCCATTCCTCAAAAAGCTCAGACATGGAATGCAACACTACAAAAATGGGAAAATGTGAATGAGGGCTCACAGGCGACCAGCAAGGTGACATTTGATTTTAAATTTGGCAATTGGCATAACGGAGAAAAGATGAACATGGATGACATTTTACATTCTCTTTATTTTACAACAGAATGGGGAACTAAAGTGGATGAAAACGACAAGACTTTTGACACAGAATTTACCCCAAGAGCTGCTCAAAGTATACAAACAATCATGGGAGTCAATGCAATTGACGAAGATACGATAGAAGTTTATGTCAACTATTGGCATTTTGATGAGAAAGAAATAGCTGATTGGGCGCAAATATGGAGTTCAGTACCATGGGAAATCACAGCATCCATGGAAAAAGCAGTGACAGACGGAAAAGTCTCATTTTCAAGGTCCGGAGCTACAAGCAAAAATGTGAATTGGTTATCGTTAATCATTCCAAATGATGTAAACATCATCAAAAATAATTTGCAAGAATTCAAAGAAACCAATCACATGCCACAATCATTAAAAGAAAGCAATCAGAATTCAGAATATTTCCAAAAGAGATATGATTCATCAATCAAATGGATCGAAGCCCACAATCATGCAGTGATAAGTAACGGTCCATTCCATTTGGAGTCATATTCACCGGAATCAAGAACAATCAAAGTAAAGACATTTGAAGACGACTCATACCCGTTCAAAAAAGGAGAATGGGCAAGCTTTGAAAAAGTGAAATTGCCAGCAATCAAAAAAATAGACATGAAGAAAATAATACAGCACGGAGAGGAGTTAGTCATAACAATTGATACAAAGAATTCAGACAGCATATTATATTTTTTAACAAATAGTCAAGGAGTGATAATAGATTCAGACAAACTGGAATTAAAAGCAGACAGCATCTCATTTGACGTGATTTCAAACAATTTGGAAATGTTGAAAACTGGAGTAAACAACATCAAAATATTTGCGATTTCAAATTCAGTGTCAAAGCCTGATTTTTATGAATCAAGCTTCATCGTAACAGAGGGCCATACAGGGTTGCCAGCGAGTACGTACGAAAACATAGAATTTTCTGAAAGCAATCAAGAATATTGGATTTGGATCATTCCAACAGTTGCAATTATTGGAATTTTAGCATATATGAGAAGAAGGGCGGCGGCCTAA
- a CDS encoding DUF2070 family protein, producing the protein MEKDPDDVSKIHNRFSLTLVNPSSKYFSLVVSLIVTTVTVLSVYFGYLSDLGFEQNWYRLPLVLGVLVLTQLLDSQFSKKKELSKSLHSSLFGNMLWTVTLLMGILSSVVLSKDLELFFITFGLLLFASFRIGIYTTTLGASLKKAWAICFIQPLAMYLVLIPQDMWFSILSEPAGLVYGISFLIIASAWSFVTDRAGRPGMESTHKTIQAYLASQGNDFEDAEKLMEQHSSETKVSTSQIKFSPHNGEKEFRMVLPGIHPGPYHPVGGSNIPYLIYKKSALSAMVLHSISDHALNLPSRNEVEKYLKNLENSEIKEEGMTCTEPVTVQINKSRVTGLLFGNNPLLFLSLSPHGMEDIPRYMKTEITQYAKDQNYSKTMIVDCHNAMGEEISKEDGEDMLKAARSCLDSLTTKDRFTIEFGYANTEDMDVWTEDLGMGGLGILCLKINEKKYFLGWADANNMENGIREKIIDAFAKKDYNLIEICTSDTHYAPVKARNRNGYYQLGLITSADKLSKWFFEIAKSAESKIMPTKFEILENETSVKVMGQSIYQDYSKALDNSLKITKGFVIGGVIFFATSLFL; encoded by the coding sequence ATGGAAAAAGATCCAGACGACGTTTCAAAAATACACAATAGATTTTCCCTCACCCTAGTCAACCCCTCATCAAAATATTTCTCTCTAGTGGTGTCACTAATTGTCACCACGGTAACAGTCCTTTCAGTATATTTTGGTTATTTGTCCGATTTGGGCTTTGAGCAAAATTGGTACAGATTGCCCCTAGTTTTAGGAGTATTGGTTTTAACACAACTTCTAGACTCACAATTTTCAAAGAAAAAAGAACTGTCAAAATCTCTACATTCATCCCTCTTTGGAAATATGTTATGGACAGTTACGCTTCTGATGGGAATTCTATCAAGCGTAGTTTTGTCAAAAGATTTGGAATTGTTCTTCATAACTTTTGGACTGCTTCTTTTTGCAAGTTTCAGGATAGGAATCTATACGACAACACTGGGTGCAAGCCTCAAAAAAGCATGGGCAATTTGTTTTATTCAGCCGCTTGCAATGTATTTAGTATTGATTCCGCAGGACATGTGGTTTTCAATACTCAGCGAGCCCGCAGGATTGGTATACGGAATATCATTTTTGATAATTGCAAGCGCATGGTCATTTGTGACAGACAGAGCAGGAAGACCAGGAATGGAGAGCACTCACAAGACAATTCAAGCATATCTAGCATCACAAGGAAATGATTTTGAAGATGCCGAAAAACTCATGGAGCAGCATTCAAGTGAAACCAAAGTATCCACTTCACAGATAAAGTTCTCACCGCATAACGGCGAGAAAGAATTTAGAATGGTTTTACCAGGAATACATCCAGGACCATATCACCCAGTAGGAGGAAGCAACATCCCGTACCTGATTTACAAAAAATCTGCATTATCGGCAATGGTTTTGCACAGTATATCTGATCATGCGTTAAATCTTCCATCAAGAAATGAGGTTGAAAAATATCTAAAAAACTTGGAAAACAGCGAGATCAAAGAAGAAGGAATGACGTGTACAGAACCAGTCACAGTTCAGATAAACAAATCTAGGGTTACAGGATTGCTTTTTGGAAACAATCCTTTATTATTTTTGTCACTATCGCCACACGGAATGGAGGACATTCCCAGATACATGAAAACAGAGATTACACAATATGCAAAAGATCAAAACTACTCAAAAACAATGATCGTTGATTGCCATAATGCAATGGGCGAAGAAATTTCCAAAGAAGACGGAGAAGACATGTTAAAAGCTGCAAGATCATGTTTGGATTCACTAACTACAAAAGACAGATTCACAATAGAGTTTGGCTATGCCAACACGGAGGATATGGATGTATGGACAGAGGATCTTGGAATGGGAGGTTTGGGCATTCTTTGCCTTAAAATCAATGAGAAAAAATATTTCCTAGGATGGGCCGATGCCAATAACATGGAAAACGGAATAAGAGAAAAGATCATCGATGCATTTGCAAAAAAAGACTACAACCTTATCGAGATATGCACATCAGATACGCATTACGCCCCAGTGAAAGCCAGAAATAGAAACGGATACTATCAATTAGGATTAATCACCAGTGCGGACAAACTTTCAAAATGGTTCTTTGAAATTGCAAAAAGCGCAGAGTCAAAGATCATGCCAACAAAGTTTGAGATTTTGGAAAACGAGACAAGCGTCAAAGTGATGGGTCAAAGCATATACCAGGATTATTCCAAGGCACTGGACAATTCATTGAAAATAACCAAAGGATTCGTGATAGGAGGAGTGATCTTTTTTGCCACTAGTCTCTTTCTATAG
- a CDS encoding preprotein translocase subunit Sec61beta, translated as MADKKSAPLPASSGGLMRFFEDETKGFRIDPKIVVTIPISLIVVSWAIDIFLAP; from the coding sequence ATGGCAGATAAAAAATCAGCACCACTTCCAGCATCAAGTGGTGGCCTAATGAGATTCTTTGAAGATGAAACAAAAGGATTTAGAATTGATCCAAAAATTGTAGTGACAATCCCCATTAGCTTAATTGTGGTTTCATGGGCAATTGACATATTTCTAGCTCCGTGA
- the yciH gene encoding stress response translation initiation inhibitor YciH produces MAVICNTCGLPEDLCACGELAKDSTKIIIRLETRRFKKKGTMIEGLDPKLNNLETVAKELKNKYACGGTAKEGYIFLQGDHRDTIKDTLINLGFAADTIELH; encoded by the coding sequence ATGGCGGTAATTTGTAATACTTGTGGACTACCAGAAGATTTGTGTGCATGTGGTGAACTTGCCAAAGACAGCACCAAAATCATTATTCGATTAGAGACTAGGAGATTTAAGAAAAAAGGAACTATGATTGAGGGGCTTGATCCCAAACTAAATAATTTAGAAACTGTTGCAAAAGAACTGAAAAACAAATACGCATGTGGCGGAACCGCAAAAGAAGGCTACATCTTCTTACAAGGTGATCATAGAGATACGATCAAAGACACTTTGATTAATTTGGGATTTGCTGCAGATACCATAGAACTTCATTAG
- a CDS encoding CPBP family intramembrane metalloprotease, giving the protein MESSTKLLQFLGIPFTALLSVLFGLFLISFPMGMYVIFETDIGGDINYQYPFTHLDIFDGTELHQSSVDVTVGDAFVVLWIFYLVVFVIAILGPKSGFLKTLSPIISFGKYDDRSNYMIGITKWFSILVLISALINFVQEGFGVEIIPPPADNDLIQFFYVSLAPLMEEFVFRILLIGIPLVALYSNRSSVRYFIRCLWTPSLLDIHDVKKAIFLILFVGVLFGFSHIAFADSWSGGKFAQAAASGVILGWVYLRYGFVASLLIHWATNYFVFSYVGFLSQINDVSIHDAFSHSLISSLETLFLASGVFSICILLVRRFFSNKESTLKI; this is encoded by the coding sequence TTGGAAAGTTCAACCAAACTGTTACAATTCCTTGGAATTCCATTTACTGCATTACTTTCTGTACTGTTTGGCCTGTTCCTTATCTCATTCCCAATGGGCATGTATGTAATTTTTGAGACTGACATTGGCGGCGATATCAACTATCAATATCCTTTTACTCATCTGGATATTTTTGACGGGACAGAACTACATCAGTCTTCTGTAGATGTCACTGTGGGTGATGCGTTTGTTGTTTTATGGATATTTTATCTTGTCGTCTTTGTGATTGCCATACTGGGACCAAAATCTGGGTTTTTGAAAACATTGTCTCCGATCATCTCGTTTGGAAAGTATGATGACAGATCAAACTATATGATTGGTATTACAAAGTGGTTTTCAATTTTAGTTTTAATTTCTGCATTGATCAATTTCGTGCAGGAGGGTTTTGGCGTGGAGATAATTCCTCCGCCTGCTGACAATGATTTAATTCAATTTTTTTATGTTAGTCTTGCTCCTCTGATGGAGGAGTTTGTGTTTCGTATACTTTTGATTGGAATTCCGTTGGTTGCCTTGTATTCAAACAGATCCTCTGTAAGATATTTCATCCGATGCTTGTGGACTCCTTCTCTTTTGGACATTCATGATGTAAAAAAAGCCATTTTTTTGATTCTTTTTGTAGGTGTGCTCTTTGGCTTTTCACACATAGCGTTTGCAGACTCGTGGAGTGGTGGAAAGTTTGCACAAGCTGCAGCTAGCGGGGTAATTCTGGGGTGGGTCTATCTTAGATATGGATTTGTTGCTTCGCTCCTGATTCATTGGGCCACCAATTATTTTGTATTCTCGTATGTTGGCTTTCTTTCCCAGATCAACGATGTTTCGATTCATGATGCATTCTCGCATTCGCTGATATCATCATTGGAAACTTTGTTTTTGGCCTCTGGGGTGTTTTCAATCTGCATTTTACTTGTACGAAGATTTTTTTCGAACAAAGAATCTACATTAAAGATTTAG
- the tfb gene encoding transcription initiation factor IIB (stabilizes TBP binding to an archaeal box-A promoter; responsible for recruiting RNA polymerase II to the pre-initiation complex), which produces MVKTDNSKDRCPRCGKGSIVTDTSTGENFCGKCGFVVTDKAEESGPEWRSFSNEGENKSRAGVPTSLAMHDMGLATIINPQNRDATGKPLTAAMKSTIERLRTWDNRSQVHEPMDRNFRQAFSELGRLKDKLAVGDSVIEKAAYIYRKALEKGLVRGRSISALIASALYAACRDTETPRTLKDIGQASNIKRKDIARCYRLLLRELNLRMPVVSPVKCISRIASKAGLSEKTKRKAVKILQTAEEQKISAGKDPMGLAAAALYVACVTNGENKTQRDVAEAAGVTEVTIRNRYKGLKVALNL; this is translated from the coding sequence ATGGTCAAAACAGACAACTCAAAAGACAGGTGTCCAAGATGCGGAAAAGGGTCAATAGTGACAGACACCAGCACAGGCGAGAATTTTTGTGGTAAATGTGGATTTGTAGTCACCGACAAGGCAGAAGAGTCAGGACCAGAGTGGAGGTCATTTTCAAACGAGGGTGAAAACAAGAGCAGAGCAGGGGTTCCAACATCACTAGCAATGCATGATATGGGATTGGCTACAATCATCAATCCTCAAAACAGAGACGCAACGGGGAAACCACTAACTGCTGCAATGAAGAGCACCATTGAAAGACTGAGAACATGGGACAATAGAAGCCAGGTTCACGAACCTATGGATAGAAATTTTCGACAAGCATTCAGCGAATTGGGCAGACTAAAAGATAAACTTGCAGTAGGAGACTCTGTGATTGAAAAGGCAGCATACATTTACAGAAAGGCACTTGAAAAAGGCCTAGTCAGAGGCCGATCCATTTCGGCATTAATCGCATCGGCACTTTATGCGGCTTGTCGCGATACCGAAACTCCCAGGACGTTAAAAGACATAGGTCAAGCAAGCAACATCAAGCGAAAAGACATCGCACGATGCTACCGCCTGCTGCTAAGAGAATTGAATTTGAGGATGCCAGTTGTCAGTCCCGTAAAATGTATTTCTAGAATTGCCAGCAAGGCAGGATTGTCAGAAAAAACAAAAAGAAAAGCTGTCAAAATACTGCAAACTGCAGAAGAGCAAAAAATATCAGCCGGCAAGGATCCAATGGGATTAGCTGCTGCCGCACTGTATGTCGCATGTGTAACAAACGGCGAGAATAAAACACAAAGGGATGTAGCAGAAGCTGCAGGGGTGACAGAAGTTACAATCAGAAACAGGTACAAAGGCTTGAAAGTTGCACTAAATCTTTAA
- the cofC gene encoding 2-phospho-L-lactate guanylyltransferase, with protein sequence MKIAAIIPVKTFSKAKTRLDLSPQQVEDLCMVMLEEILHTISISPHIENTIIVTKEEKAIAIGGKFNAIIIKDEKEESVNSAVALADKYLLENNFHASIVFPQDIPFIKTQDIDFMLNYKTHPNFAIIVPSRRFDGTNALARMPIDLMKTHYDEDSYKIHMNTAKKNTLNVAMVFVKRIMLDIDNIEDIKFALEQNEKPEIREKIKNIIE encoded by the coding sequence TTGAAAATAGCTGCAATAATTCCTGTAAAGACATTTTCCAAAGCAAAAACGCGCTTAGATCTATCCCCGCAGCAAGTAGAAGACTTGTGCATGGTAATGCTTGAAGAAATATTGCACACCATATCCATATCCCCGCACATTGAAAATACAATCATAGTAACCAAGGAAGAAAAAGCCATAGCGATCGGAGGGAAATTTAACGCGATTATAATCAAAGATGAAAAAGAGGAAAGTGTCAACAGTGCAGTTGCATTGGCAGACAAATATCTTTTGGAAAATAATTTCCATGCATCAATAGTGTTTCCTCAGGACATTCCATTTATCAAAACTCAAGACATCGATTTTATGCTAAACTACAAAACTCATCCAAATTTTGCAATCATTGTACCATCAAGGAGATTTGACGGGACAAACGCACTTGCAAGAATGCCAATAGATTTGATGAAGACCCACTATGACGAAGACAGTTATAAAATCCACATGAATACTGCCAAAAAAAATACTCTAAATGTCGCAATGGTTTTTGTAAAAAGAATAATGTTGGATATTGACAACATAGAAGATATAAAATTTGCACTGGAGCAAAACGAAAAACCGGAGATTAGAGAGAAAATCAAGAACATAATAGAATAA
- a CDS encoding 2-phospho-L-lactate transferase, with amino-acid sequence MITVLAGGTGSVKLVRGLVAQESKVNVISNVGDNYWLYGLYVCPDIDTIIYGLADLLDQERGWGMKKDTFNFLRQMEVFGEETWFRVGDRDAATHLIRTNMLKNGKNLSDITKWMCEKFAVTANIIPVTDNSIETRITTDKGELHLQEYWVKHRGKDPVEGIQYIGADKARPNPEAINAIHDAEMVILAPGNPLTSIGPMLQIKGIRKELSKMKKKVVAISPLIGDDAISGPAAKYMQAAGIESNAYGLAKMYSDVCSNIIIDTKDKALVKKIQSLDMRVFETKITMKNKIAEDALANFILKQVHV; translated from the coding sequence ATGATTACAGTTTTAGCAGGAGGAACAGGTTCAGTCAAGCTCGTAAGAGGACTAGTTGCACAGGAATCCAAGGTTAATGTGATTAGTAATGTTGGAGACAACTACTGGCTTTACGGACTTTATGTATGTCCAGACATTGACACAATAATTTACGGACTAGCTGATCTGCTTGATCAGGAAAGAGGATGGGGAATGAAAAAAGACACATTCAACTTTTTACGTCAAATGGAAGTCTTCGGAGAAGAGACATGGTTCAGAGTCGGAGACAGAGATGCTGCAACACATTTGATTAGAACAAACATGCTAAAAAACGGAAAGAATCTGAGTGACATTACAAAGTGGATGTGTGAAAAATTTGCAGTTACTGCAAACATCATACCGGTTACGGACAACAGCATTGAGACCAGAATCACCACAGATAAAGGAGAATTGCATTTACAGGAATACTGGGTTAAACACAGAGGAAAAGATCCAGTAGAAGGAATTCAATACATAGGAGCAGACAAAGCCCGCCCAAATCCAGAAGCAATCAACGCAATTCATGATGCGGAAATGGTAATTTTGGCACCAGGAAATCCGCTCACATCGATAGGACCCATGCTTCAGATTAAAGGAATCAGAAAAGAGTTATCAAAAATGAAAAAGAAAGTGGTCGCAATTAGTCCACTCATAGGAGATGACGCAATCAGCGGACCAGCTGCAAAATACATGCAAGCCGCAGGGATAGAGTCAAATGCATACGGATTGGCAAAAATGTATTCAGACGTATGTTCAAACATCATCATAGATACCAAAGACAAGGCGTTAGTTAAGAAAATTCAGAGTTTGGATATGAGAGTTTTTGAAACAAAAATCACCATGAAGAACAAAATAGCCGAGGACGCACTGGCAAATTTCATTTTAAAACAAGTGCACGTATAA
- a CDS encoding methyltransferase domain-containing protein, which translates to MDSVRKTFDEWAQNGKAELMETEHGKNVSKFLKTIPFDKPFTFLDVGCGNGWVVRNIAKKENCKKAIGIDKSKKMIVQCQRKTDNLEKEEYTHTDIESMKYSGKFDFVFSMESLYYADSIEIALEKIYKLLKPGGHLFCGTDFYTDNKATARWAGIMKIQMHLHSKKEWKGFFHKTGFDVKTKQVKDPKNAKKWKRDLGTLFIIGTKPEK; encoded by the coding sequence ATGGACAGCGTTAGAAAGACCTTTGACGAATGGGCTCAAAATGGCAAAGCTGAATTGATGGAGACAGAGCACGGGAAAAATGTTTCAAAATTTTTAAAAACGATACCATTTGACAAACCATTTACGTTCCTGGATGTGGGATGCGGTAATGGATGGGTAGTAAGAAACATTGCAAAAAAAGAGAATTGTAAAAAAGCCATAGGTATCGATAAAAGCAAAAAAATGATTGTCCAATGCCAGAGGAAAACGGACAACTTGGAAAAAGAAGAATATACCCATACAGACATCGAGTCGATGAAGTATAGTGGAAAGTTTGATTTTGTTTTTTCCATGGAGTCCCTGTATTATGCAGACTCTATCGAAATTGCACTTGAGAAGATATACAAATTACTAAAGCCCGGAGGACATCTTTTTTGCGGGACAGATTTCTATACAGATAACAAGGCAACAGCCAGATGGGCAGGCATAATGAAAATACAGATGCATCTTCATTCAAAAAAAGAATGGAAGGGATTTTTTCATAAAACCGGATTTGATGTAAAAACAAAACAAGTCAAGGATCCAAAAAATGCAAAGAAATGGAAAAGAGACCTAGGAACATTGTTCATAATAGGCACAAAACCTGAAAAGTAA
- a CDS encoding geranylgeranyl reductase family protein produces MSKEYHYDLVVVGGGPAGSSAAFGAAKSGINVALIEKEKSIAETVRTSGVTWIQNIKEFGIPDDCFNPIKNFSFCSPNNEVTISDSVARAAVLDVRKTYRWLAQEAEQSGADIFVKMNVDEVLKNEKGDIVGVKGKGPNGAVTFHSKVVIDASGFTSTVCKAMGFASQWKRFGAGAEYEVEVENVDQHTWWLMVGQQYSPAGYAWIFPLGNNIVRIGVGVGKPESDVDPTQRLKELMEKKLGPISKLGKMTPIEFHYGLIPNDGLTRKTVFNNLILVGDTAGQVNPLVLEGIRYAIKFGRVAGKVSADAIKSGNTDKDALEAYEKNWRKDIESKINSAGKVQDRWIGLTDDEWDKELDIIKELRPEEFIDFIKADFGLSNMIKLATHHPKLAVRQLFNLVKGKK; encoded by the coding sequence TTGTCCAAAGAGTATCATTATGATTTAGTTGTAGTAGGCGGAGGGCCTGCAGGTTCCTCAGCTGCGTTTGGAGCAGCCAAAAGCGGAATCAACGTTGCGTTGATTGAGAAAGAAAAATCAATTGCAGAGACGGTAAGGACCAGCGGAGTCACATGGATTCAGAACATAAAGGAGTTTGGCATTCCAGACGATTGCTTCAACCCAATCAAGAATTTTTCATTTTGTTCGCCCAACAACGAAGTTACCATTAGTGACTCAGTTGCAAGGGCTGCAGTTTTAGACGTAAGGAAGACATACAGATGGCTGGCACAAGAAGCTGAACAGTCAGGGGCAGACATTTTCGTCAAGATGAATGTAGACGAGGTTTTAAAAAATGAGAAAGGAGACATTGTAGGAGTCAAGGGAAAAGGACCAAACGGAGCCGTAACGTTTCATTCCAAAGTTGTCATTGATGCCAGCGGATTCACATCTACTGTATGCAAGGCCATGGGATTTGCGTCGCAATGGAAAAGATTTGGCGCAGGGGCAGAATACGAGGTAGAGGTGGAAAATGTAGACCAGCATACATGGTGGCTTATGGTCGGACAACAGTATTCACCAGCAGGATACGCGTGGATCTTTCCATTAGGAAACAACATAGTCAGAATAGGAGTAGGCGTGGGAAAGCCAGAATCAGATGTAGACCCCACTCAGAGACTCAAAGAACTGATGGAAAAAAAACTGGGTCCGATTAGCAAACTTGGGAAAATGACCCCCATAGAATTCCACTACGGCCTTATTCCAAATGACGGATTGACACGAAAGACAGTCTTTAACAATTTGATACTGGTAGGTGACACGGCAGGACAAGTAAATCCACTTGTTTTAGAGGGAATCAGATACGCGATAAAGTTTGGCAGGGTTGCAGGAAAGGTATCAGCTGACGCGATAAAATCAGGCAACACGGACAAAGATGCACTTGAAGCCTATGAAAAGAACTGGAGAAAAGATATTGAATCAAAGATAAATTCTGCAGGAAAGGTTCAGGACAGATGGATAGGATTGACAGATGATGAATGGGATAAAGAGCTTGACATCATCAAGGAATTAAGACCCGAAGAGTTTATTGATTTCATCAAAGCTGATTTTGGATTATCCAACATGATAAAGTTGGCAACGCATCATCCAAAGCTTGCAGTAAGACAGCTGTTCAATTTAGTAAAAGGGAAAAAATAA